One Thiocapsa sp. genomic window carries:
- a CDS encoding PH domain-containing protein — MIILLLAGILFAVMGPALIPVPLPEPLDERSVKIAGLVVAGLALLQLCIWWLATRSDHLVIRDDELVWTHGLLSKSYTEIKLSSVRTVRLHQSLLQRILNAGDIKIYTSGDDPELIVRGLPNPSRLRELIKRL; from the coding sequence ATGATCATCCTGTTGCTGGCGGGGATCCTGTTCGCCGTGATGGGTCCGGCATTGATCCCGGTTCCACTGCCCGAGCCGCTCGACGAGCGGAGCGTCAAGATCGCCGGCCTGGTCGTCGCCGGGCTCGCCTTGCTGCAGCTGTGCATCTGGTGGTTGGCCACCCGCTCCGACCATCTCGTCATCCGCGACGACGAGCTGGTCTGGACCCACGGTCTCCTGAGCAAGAGCTACACCGAGATCAAGCTCTCCTCGGTCCGCACGGTGCGACTCCATCAAAGCCTCCTGCAACGCATTCTGAATGCCGGCGACATCAAGATCTACACCTCCGGCGACGATCCTGAGCTCATCGTCCGCGGCCTGCCGAACCCGAGTCGACTGCGCGAGCTGATAAAACGTCTCTGA
- a CDS encoding ATP-binding protein, which yields MRLSVKSILFVLLRRVPMPVIAILVGLVVGLAVWVLLDQVQSRQVDKIFEQELQAQLDQRARESLIRFDRYLSNYAATTRLLANHRRLSEYLEPLFWFEDDTAAPVVYKEFRPHWLPDFFDREALSPPSHVLLTDPQGRVREVFQSGNDPLPEEIAARIPTRLLNVREVRSVIERFGDGLYLLGSDAVEDAGGYAMGHLVVLVPVDDAFLASSQRGVYVGRAAVALVDGADQRIVASVDSEMLVPGSLLSDWTESYLVTSQSMAEYEGADSSVLFATFVPHAAVEKMSRHVRIFERRQRGIAAAVYILVFTAVIYLVSSRLNAVLKRMTRFSQRALGIPEPGFHRDGNQLLLLEEWIQHFTQLVLKAREEMSIKHQAEMRESEALKAAVMEASLDAIVTLDHGGRIIELNPAAERMLGLDRGEAAGTVFAERFLPEIARPAFQRLLDRSRHLHREPQGRGELVALRSDGSEIPVEISIVPIDLESERFYTLYIHDITARKQAEREIKSLARFASESPNPILRVTGDGLIVYANRASRPLLQAWGADPGECLPEDWRDEIAVALDSGEPQEREQEIAGQVYSLLFAPIRDLGYLNIYARDITAVRRAEQEARQHQAELVHVCRLSTMGEMATGMAHELNQPLSAIVNYANGCSRRLQNASSKTEDLVGAMGQITVQAQRASEIIRRLRALVGKQPPIRTDSDLNHLVREVCSFVEFETARLALQIELDPGAHPIPVNVDLVQIEQVLLNLVRNAIDALHESPEERRRLTIRTRVEGGQAIVEVEDTGPGITADRILHLFHPFFTTKEGGMGMGLAISQTIVENHDGRIWAESEPGTGSTFYVSLPLAQADTPDATVAGKSELLESLT from the coding sequence ATGCGGCTCTCCGTCAAATCTATCCTGTTCGTCCTGTTGCGGCGGGTTCCCATGCCCGTGATCGCGATCCTCGTCGGCCTTGTCGTGGGGCTTGCGGTATGGGTGCTTCTCGATCAGGTGCAGAGCCGTCAGGTCGACAAGATCTTCGAGCAGGAGCTCCAAGCGCAGCTCGACCAGCGTGCACGCGAGAGCCTGATTCGATTCGACCGTTATCTCTCCAACTACGCGGCAACCACGCGCCTGCTCGCCAACCACCGCCGCCTTTCCGAATATCTCGAGCCGCTGTTCTGGTTCGAAGACGACACCGCCGCTCCCGTCGTCTACAAGGAGTTTCGCCCGCATTGGCTCCCGGATTTCTTCGATCGCGAGGCGCTGAGCCCGCCGAGTCATGTGCTGCTCACCGATCCGCAGGGTCGTGTTCGAGAGGTCTTTCAATCCGGCAACGATCCGTTGCCCGAGGAGATCGCGGCTCGGATCCCGACGCGCTTGCTCAACGTGCGCGAGGTACGCTCGGTCATCGAGCGGTTCGGCGACGGACTTTACTTGCTCGGCAGCGATGCTGTCGAGGATGCCGGCGGTTATGCGATGGGGCATCTGGTGGTTCTGGTGCCCGTGGACGACGCTTTTCTGGCCTCGTCCCAACGCGGCGTCTATGTCGGGCGCGCCGCAGTGGCTTTGGTGGACGGGGCCGATCAGCGGATCGTCGCGAGCGTGGACTCCGAGATGCTGGTGCCCGGAAGTCTGCTCTCGGACTGGACCGAAAGCTATCTGGTGACCTCCCAGTCCATGGCGGAGTACGAAGGCGCCGACTCCAGTGTCCTGTTTGCGACCTTTGTTCCGCATGCCGCGGTGGAGAAGATGTCGCGGCATGTCCGTATCTTCGAGCGCCGGCAGCGCGGGATCGCCGCAGCGGTCTACATCCTGGTCTTTACCGCGGTCATCTATCTGGTGTCGTCGCGACTGAACGCGGTGCTCAAACGCATGACGCGGTTCTCGCAGCGTGCGCTCGGTATTCCGGAGCCCGGGTTTCACCGCGACGGTAACCAATTGCTCTTGCTCGAGGAATGGATCCAGCATTTCACGCAGCTGGTGCTCAAGGCGCGCGAAGAGATGAGCATCAAGCATCAGGCGGAGATGCGCGAGAGCGAGGCGCTCAAGGCGGCCGTCATGGAGGCGTCGCTGGATGCGATCGTGACGCTCGACCACGGCGGTCGGATCATCGAGTTGAACCCGGCTGCCGAGCGGATGCTGGGGCTCGATCGCGGCGAGGCCGCGGGAACCGTCTTTGCCGAACGTTTTCTGCCCGAGATCGCACGCCCCGCCTTTCAGCGACTCCTCGACCGCTCGCGCCACCTGCACCGCGAGCCGCAGGGCCGCGGCGAGCTGGTGGCGCTGCGCTCGGATGGCTCGGAGATCCCGGTGGAGATCTCGATCGTCCCGATCGACCTGGAGTCCGAGCGCTTCTATACGCTCTACATCCACGATATTACGGCGCGCAAGCAGGCCGAGCGCGAGATCAAGAGCCTCGCGCGGTTCGCCAGTGAAAGCCCGAACCCGATCCTGAGGGTGACGGGCGACGGCCTGATCGTGTATGCCAATCGAGCCAGTCGCCCCTTGCTGCAGGCCTGGGGTGCGGACCCGGGCGAGTGTCTGCCGGAGGATTGGCGCGATGAGATCGCCGTCGCGCTCGACAGCGGCGAGCCCCAAGAGCGGGAGCAGGAGATCGCGGGCCAAGTCTATTCACTGCTGTTCGCGCCTATCCGGGATCTCGGCTATCTCAACATCTATGCCCGCGACATCACCGCGGTGCGCCGTGCCGAGCAGGAGGCCCGCCAGCATCAGGCCGAGCTGGTGCATGTGTGCCGACTCAGCACCATGGGCGAGATGGCCACCGGCATGGCGCATGAGCTCAATCAGCCGCTCTCGGCGATCGTCAACTATGCCAACGGCTGCAGTCGGCGTCTGCAGAACGCCTCGTCGAAGACCGAGGATCTGGTCGGCGCCATGGGCCAGATCACGGTGCAGGCGCAACGCGCAAGCGAGATCATCCGTCGCCTGCGCGCCTTGGTCGGCAAGCAACCGCCGATCCGCACCGACTCCGATCTCAATCATCTGGTGCGCGAGGTGTGCTCCTTCGTCGAGTTCGAGACCGCGCGGCTGGCACTGCAGATCGAGCTGGATCCGGGCGCCCATCCGATCCCCGTCAATGTCGACCTGGTCCAGATCGAGCAAGTGTTGCTGAACCTGGTTCGCAACGCGATCGATGCCCTGCATGAGTCGCCCGAGGAGCGTCGCCGTCTGACTATCCGCACCCGGGTGGAGGGGGGGCAGGCCATCGTCGAGGTCGAGGATACCGGCCCCGGAATCACCGCGGATCGCATCCTGCACCTCTTTCATCCCTTCTTTACGACCAAGGAGGGCGGAATGGGCATGGGCTTGGCGATCAGCCAGACCATCGTGGAGAATCACGACGGCCGCATCTGGGCCGAATCCGAGCCCGGAACGGGCTCGACCTTTTACGTCTCGCTGCCGCTCGCGCAGGCCGACACGCCCGACGCGACGGTCGCGGGTAAATCCGAGCTCTTGGAGAGCCTGACATGA
- a CDS encoding helix-turn-helix domain-containing protein: MTPFSLLRTSSGPVRSRLLRDLMLLVLLTVGLLVAINILLINLIKEDLAESRIEAATALVRDEVRGLLVPVEQQLLIIRDGLAAAGLTPADEGALNQRLTPILAHMGQIAGAIDASADGAEYFLRRDGDGWLSRMRDSGTGQPVRITRWDAELREQETRDEATEHDPRTRPWFSSAAERPGTLLWTRPYVFESSQVPGLTASLGWMQSGQLRVTALDVTIQTIVESIERHAVAAEGRGFLFSGAGGVYLPEENARAPDPERASGFFSAHLTPGGPLAFDAVSAWNLAGRPSQGLIRFTSSGVQWWGGFRPLTEDISGGWSGVVLPVSETLAILRSRWHIVALTVLGILVASLVMTTLVVRKYHRQLRDMPKLGIDRHRAEDDLRELITSGESTHLEFKSTMRMNLHSKVTGREIEMAWLKAVAAFLNSEGGILLLGVSDDGTVLGLAADKFENEDKCRLHFKNLLNHHIGAEYARFVRFDLYDLQDRRVGAVECERADTPAFLHDDKNRELFIIRNGPSNIELPISRALKYIRGRF, translated from the coding sequence ATGACGCCCTTCTCGTTGTTGCGGACCTCCTCGGGTCCAGTCCGCTCGCGGCTCCTGCGCGACCTCATGCTGCTGGTGCTCCTGACCGTCGGCCTATTGGTGGCCATCAATATCCTGCTGATCAACCTCATCAAGGAAGATTTGGCCGAAAGCCGCATCGAGGCCGCAACCGCACTGGTTCGCGACGAGGTCCGCGGTCTCTTGGTGCCGGTCGAGCAGCAGCTCCTGATCATTCGCGACGGTCTCGCCGCCGCCGGTCTGACCCCGGCCGACGAGGGGGCCTTGAATCAACGCTTGACCCCGATCCTCGCGCATATGGGCCAGATCGCAGGCGCGATCGATGCCTCGGCCGACGGCGCCGAGTATTTTCTGCGCCGCGACGGCGACGGCTGGCTCAGTCGCATGCGCGACTCCGGAACGGGACAGCCGGTGCGCATCACGCGGTGGGACGCCGAGCTGCGTGAGCAGGAGACGCGCGACGAGGCAACCGAGCACGACCCGCGCACACGCCCCTGGTTCAGCTCGGCGGCCGAGCGACCCGGCACACTGCTCTGGACCCGACCCTATGTCTTCGAGTCGAGCCAGGTCCCCGGACTCACGGCATCCTTGGGTTGGATGCAATCCGGACAACTGCGGGTGACCGCCCTGGACGTCACCATCCAGACGATCGTGGAGAGCATCGAGCGACACGCCGTCGCGGCCGAAGGACGCGGTTTTCTATTCAGCGGGGCGGGCGGCGTCTATCTTCCCGAGGAGAACGCACGCGCGCCTGATCCGGAACGGGCCAGCGGCTTCTTCTCGGCCCACCTCACGCCCGGAGGCCCGCTGGCATTCGATGCCGTGTCGGCCTGGAACCTTGCGGGCCGCCCGTCACAGGGTCTGATCCGCTTCACCAGCTCGGGCGTTCAGTGGTGGGGCGGCTTCAGACCGCTGACCGAGGACATCTCGGGCGGTTGGTCCGGCGTGGTCCTTCCTGTTTCCGAGACCCTCGCAATCCTCCGGAGCCGGTGGCATATCGTTGCCCTCACCGTACTCGGCATCCTGGTCGCGAGCCTGGTCATGACGACGCTGGTGGTGCGCAAGTACCACCGCCAACTGCGCGACATGCCCAAGCTCGGCATCGACCGGCATCGCGCCGAGGATGATCTGCGCGAGCTGATCACCTCGGGCGAAAGTACGCATCTGGAGTTTAAATCCACCATGCGCATGAACCTGCACAGCAAGGTGACGGGTCGGGAGATCGAGATGGCTTGGCTGAAGGCCGTCGCGGCCTTTCTGAATTCGGAAGGCGGAATCCTGTTGCTCGGCGTGTCGGACGACGGAACCGTGCTGGGCTTGGCGGCCGACAAGTTCGAGAACGAGGACAAGTGCAGGCTGCACTTCAAAAACCTGCTGAACCACCATATCGGGGCCGAGTATGCGCGGTTCGTGCGCTTCGATCTCTACGATCTGCAGGATCGTCGCGTGGGAGCGGTCGAGTGCGAGCGTGCGGACACGCCGGCATTTCTGCACGATGACAAGAACCGCGAGTTGTTCATTATCCGCAACGGTCCGTCGAATATCGAGCTTCCGATCAGCCGTGCGCTCAAATATATTCGCGGTCGGTTCTGA
- the lptG gene encoding LPS export ABC transporter permease LptG: protein MIILERYLARAVIGGTLLTLGILLPLLGFFILADEIDAVGVDGYGLADALVFMALSLPRYAYQVFPIATLIGALIGLGALASRSELVAMRAAGFSVARIIRAGLLGGVLLAALAVVVGEVIAPVAEQRGLELRRQALSGDVAQQTADGFWAIDGRAYVNIREIASPTRLRDIFIYQLDADAGSLVATHAAGARYSKAGWVLEDIARSRVSAAGVEVERMERAEWSSMLDPGLLKVVVVDPQVLPVWGLYKYIRFMTLNKQDAGAYEVVFWGKVLHPILTLSMIFVAIPIILGSARTTGLGPRIFVGVLVGILYYLVSRTFAFVALLFGLNPLVAAIMPPLLFITGSLFLLRRVG from the coding sequence GTGATCATCCTCGAACGCTATCTGGCGCGTGCCGTCATCGGCGGGACCCTGCTCACGCTCGGGATCCTGCTGCCGCTGCTCGGTTTCTTCATCCTCGCCGACGAGATCGACGCGGTCGGGGTCGATGGTTATGGCCTTGCGGATGCGCTGGTCTTCATGGCCTTGAGCCTGCCGCGCTATGCCTATCAGGTCTTTCCCATCGCGACCCTGATCGGCGCCTTGATCGGCCTCGGGGCCTTGGCGAGCCGCTCGGAGCTGGTGGCGATGCGGGCTGCCGGCTTCTCGGTGGCGCGGATCATTCGGGCCGGCCTGCTCGGCGGAGTGCTGCTGGCGGCGCTCGCGGTGGTGGTCGGGGAGGTCATTGCGCCGGTTGCCGAGCAGCGCGGCCTCGAGCTGCGCCGCCAAGCGCTCTCCGGCGATGTCGCTCAGCAGACCGCTGACGGTTTTTGGGCCATCGACGGTCGTGCCTATGTCAACATCCGCGAGATCGCCTCGCCGACGCGTCTGCGCGACATCTTCATCTACCAGTTGGACGCGGATGCAGGCTCCCTGGTCGCGACCCACGCGGCGGGTGCGCGCTACAGCAAGGCGGGTTGGGTGCTGGAAGACATCGCGCGCAGCCGGGTGAGTGCGGCGGGGGTCGAGGTGGAGCGCATGGAGCGGGCGGAATGGAGCTCGATGCTGGATCCGGGGCTGCTCAAGGTCGTGGTCGTGGATCCGCAGGTGCTCCCGGTTTGGGGGCTCTACAAATACATCCGCTTCATGACGCTCAACAAGCAGGATGCCGGAGCCTACGAGGTGGTCTTCTGGGGCAAGGTCCTGCACCCGATCCTGACGCTTTCGATGATCTTCGTGGCGATTCCGATCATTCTCGGATCGGCGCGCACCACGGGGCTCGGTCCGCGCATCTTCGTCGGTGTCTTGGTCGGCATCCTCTATTATCTGGTCAGCCGCACCTTTGCATTCGTCGCGCTGCTGTTCGGGTTGAACCCGCTGGTCGCGGCGATCATGCCGCCGCTGTTGTTCATCACCGGGTCCTTGTTCTTGCTGCGTCGGGTGGGTTAG
- a CDS encoding GGDEF domain-containing protein, with protein MNKRDVAAPDPIELTGFNRTLAEIEWLLLVLVLVYLVLPDEPVEQTLGIAAAIAVFAVFILGFRYLNLFTLPARWKLTIETWAMLAFTAFVVWHTGKVDSPLISLFLLVIVFSALTLGKLITLLEVGLIASFYLFAAYTIDGTELFAYSTFSRLMLLFAPVALVAYVTSLIASDMRFSRNFAQRLSETDDLTGLPNMRAFSAALARYKQAAVLHERPFGLMMVDADNLKEVNDRYGHSVGNQVIRAVAEGIRRSIRSADLVARYGGDEFILLLPDTTEQAAREAGERIRGMIANTLIDAREGALTTTVSIGYATYPSMATDVDDLMLRADEALYASKHSGRNRVVAYSETFGL; from the coding sequence ATGAACAAGCGGGATGTCGCAGCGCCGGATCCGATCGAGCTGACCGGCTTCAATCGAACCCTCGCCGAGATCGAATGGCTGTTGCTGGTCCTGGTGCTGGTCTACCTGGTGTTGCCGGATGAGCCGGTCGAGCAGACCCTGGGCATCGCCGCCGCGATCGCCGTGTTCGCCGTGTTCATCTTGGGTTTCCGCTACCTGAACCTCTTCACCCTGCCGGCGCGCTGGAAGCTCACGATCGAGACCTGGGCCATGCTGGCCTTCACCGCCTTCGTGGTCTGGCACACGGGCAAGGTCGACAGCCCGCTGATCAGCCTCTTCCTGCTCGTCATCGTCTTCAGCGCCTTGACGCTCGGCAAACTCATCACGCTCCTCGAGGTCGGCCTCATCGCCAGCTTCTATCTGTTCGCCGCCTATACGATCGACGGAACCGAGCTCTTCGCATACTCGACCTTCAGTCGCCTGATGCTGCTGTTCGCGCCCGTTGCCTTGGTCGCCTATGTCACCTCGCTGATCGCCTCGGATATGCGTTTTTCGCGCAACTTCGCGCAGCGCCTCTCGGAGACCGACGACCTCACCGGCCTGCCCAATATGCGCGCCTTCTCGGCCGCCCTCGCCCGCTACAAACAGGCCGCCGTGCTGCATGAACGCCCTTTCGGTCTGATGATGGTGGACGCGGACAACCTCAAGGAGGTCAACGATCGCTACGGCCACAGCGTCGGCAATCAGGTCATCCGCGCGGTCGCCGAGGGGATCCGCCGGAGCATCCGCAGCGCGGACCTGGTCGCCCGCTACGGTGGCGACGAGTTCATCCTGCTCCTACCCGATACGACGGAGCAAGCGGCGCGGGAGGCCGGCGAGCGCATCCGAGGGATGATCGCCAACACCCTGATCGACGCGCGGGAGGGCGCGCTCACCACCACGGTCAGCATCGGCTATGCCACTTACCCGAGCATGGCGACCGATGTGGACGACCTGATGTTGCGCGCTGACGAGGCCCTTTACGCGAGTAAGCACTCCGGACGCAACCGTGTTGTCGCCTACAGCGAGACCTTTGGTCTTTGA
- a CDS encoding leucyl aminopeptidase, with amino-acid sequence MEFRIKTGEIAQLKTPCILIGIFEGRKLAGPSATLDLATGGRLSELLKKGDMDGRLGGTLMLYDLPGLASERVLVVGCGKHKEFGRDNYRKALVGAVAALQQTHAGAALCTLPELGPDGLDLYAAVRDLVTTAEDKTYRYTLTKKDDKQAPKTPLKRLEIWLSEKADAPSAEQAIRHGSAIAAGMTLSKELGNLPGNICTPTYLAEKAVELGERYERLETEILEEADMEELKMGALLSVSRGSRQPAKLIVMHYRGGEPDAKPVVLVGKGLTFDTGGISIKPAPDMDEMKYDMCGGAGVFGTMLAACELNLPINLVGVVPSSENMPDGDANKPGDIVTSMSGQTIEILNTDAEGRLILCDALTYSERFDPELVIDLATLTGACVIALGKHASGLFTKDDHLAEEILAAGQAAADRAWRMPLWDDYQQQIDTNFADMANVGGREAGAVTAACFLARYTKAYRWAHLDIAGTAWLSGKEKGSTGRPVALLTQFLLRHVSG; translated from the coding sequence ATGGAATTCAGAATCAAGACCGGCGAGATCGCGCAACTCAAGACGCCCTGTATCCTGATCGGGATCTTCGAGGGGCGCAAGCTCGCCGGACCCTCCGCCACGCTCGATCTCGCCACCGGCGGTCGCCTGTCCGAGCTGTTGAAGAAGGGCGACATGGACGGTCGACTCGGCGGAACCCTTATGCTCTACGACCTGCCCGGTCTGGCCAGCGAGCGGGTCCTCGTGGTCGGATGCGGAAAACACAAGGAATTCGGGCGAGACAACTATCGCAAGGCACTGGTCGGGGCCGTGGCCGCACTCCAGCAGACCCATGCGGGCGCCGCACTCTGCACCTTGCCCGAGCTCGGTCCCGACGGGCTCGACCTCTATGCGGCCGTGCGCGACCTCGTCACCACCGCCGAGGACAAGACCTATCGCTACACCCTGACCAAGAAAGACGACAAGCAGGCACCCAAGACACCGCTGAAGCGTCTCGAGATCTGGCTCTCCGAGAAGGCCGACGCGCCGAGCGCCGAGCAGGCGATCCGACACGGCAGCGCCATCGCAGCCGGCATGACACTCTCCAAGGAGCTAGGCAACCTGCCCGGCAACATCTGCACCCCGACCTATCTGGCCGAGAAGGCGGTGGAGCTCGGCGAGCGCTACGAGCGTCTGGAGACCGAGATCCTCGAAGAGGCCGACATGGAGGAGCTCAAGATGGGCGCCCTCCTCTCGGTCTCGCGGGGGAGCCGCCAACCGGCGAAGCTGATCGTCATGCACTACCGCGGCGGCGAGCCCGACGCCAAGCCGGTCGTGCTGGTCGGCAAGGGCCTGACCTTCGACACCGGCGGCATCTCGATCAAGCCGGCCCCCGACATGGACGAGATGAAATACGACATGTGCGGCGGCGCCGGCGTCTTCGGGACCATGCTCGCGGCCTGCGAGCTAAACCTGCCGATCAACCTGGTCGGCGTCGTCCCCTCGTCCGAGAACATGCCCGACGGGGACGCCAACAAACCCGGCGACATCGTGACCAGCATGTCCGGCCAGACCATCGAGATCCTCAATACCGATGCCGAAGGTCGACTCATCCTCTGCGATGCCCTCACCTACAGCGAGCGTTTCGACCCGGAGCTGGTGATCGATCTGGCCACCCTGACCGGCGCCTGCGTGATCGCCCTGGGCAAGCATGCCTCCGGCCTCTTCACCAAGGATGATCATCTCGCCGAGGAGATCCTCGCGGCCGGCCAAGCCGCCGCCGATCGCGCCTGGCGGATGCCCTTGTGGGACGACTACCAGCAGCAGATCGACACCAACTTCGCCGACATGGCCAACGTGGGCGGACGCGAGGCCGGCGCCGTCACTGCCGCCTGCTTCCTCGCCCGCTATACCAAAGCCTACCGCTGGGCACACCTGGACATCGCCGGTACCGCCTGGCTGAGCGGCAAGGAAAAGGGCTCGACCGGACGACCGGTCGCCTTGCTGACCCAGTTCCTGCTCCGGCACGTTAGTGGTTAG
- the fixJ gene encoding response regulator FixJ: protein MTNDATVFVVDDDQAMRTSLQWLIESTGMSVQTYESADVFLASYYPGRAGCLLLDVRMPGMSGLELQSHLAREGYRLPVIMITGHGDVSMAVKAMKAGAVDFIEKPFHDEDLLRSIRRALDYDERHRADQAARADIATRLAELTPREHEVMAMVTDGKSNKDIAAALGVSAKTVEAHRARVMEKMRADSLAELVRMALIASADGPAVR, encoded by the coding sequence ATGACCAACGACGCAACCGTCTTCGTGGTCGACGACGACCAAGCCATGCGGACCTCTCTGCAGTGGCTGATTGAATCCACCGGCATGTCGGTCCAGACCTACGAGTCGGCCGACGTCTTTCTCGCGAGCTATTATCCGGGGCGCGCGGGCTGTCTTCTGCTCGATGTTCGGATGCCCGGGATGAGTGGCTTGGAGCTTCAGAGCCACCTCGCGCGCGAAGGCTATCGACTGCCCGTCATCATGATCACCGGACACGGCGATGTTTCGATGGCGGTCAAGGCGATGAAGGCGGGGGCGGTCGACTTCATCGAGAAACCGTTTCACGACGAAGACCTGCTGCGCAGCATTCGGCGCGCACTCGACTACGACGAGAGACACCGTGCCGACCAGGCGGCACGGGCCGATATCGCGACGCGGCTCGCCGAGCTGACGCCGCGCGAGCATGAGGTCATGGCGATGGTTACGGACGGCAAGTCGAACAAGGATATTGCCGCCGCGCTCGGCGTGAGCGCCAAGACGGTCGAGGCGCATCGCGCCCGCGTCATGGAGAAGATGCGGGCCGACTCGCTTGCCGAGCTGGTGCGGATGGCCTTGATCGCTTCGGCGGACGGGCCCGCCGTACGCTGA
- a CDS encoding RDD family protein: protein MDLDISLAKTPSLLRRIGALLYDSVLLLGVLMFAVLLIVIPYTSLTGASPNEHPLHLALMQVYLAIVICAFYVYFWTHGGQTLGMRAWRFRVIRDDGEDLNRGDALKRFGWALLSLLPAGLGLWWSLIDRDGLAWHDRHSHTRLVMLLPSGKTKKP from the coding sequence ATGGACCTCGATATCAGCCTTGCCAAGACCCCATCCCTGCTGCGCCGCATCGGGGCCCTGCTCTATGACAGCGTGCTGTTGCTCGGCGTTCTGATGTTCGCCGTCCTGCTGATCGTGATCCCCTACACGAGCCTCACGGGTGCCTCGCCGAACGAGCATCCGCTTCATCTGGCCCTGATGCAGGTCTATTTGGCGATCGTCATCTGCGCCTTCTACGTCTATTTCTGGACGCACGGCGGTCAAACCCTCGGCATGCGCGCCTGGCGGTTTCGCGTCATCCGCGACGACGGCGAGGACCTGAACAGGGGCGATGCACTCAAGCGCTTCGGCTGGGCCCTGTTGAGCCTCTTGCCGGCCGGACTCGGCCTCTGGTGGAGCCTGATCGACCGAGACGGTCTGGCCTGGCACGACCGCCACTCGCACACTCGGCTGGTGATGCTCCTGCCATCCGGGAAAACCAAGAAACCCTGA